Genomic segment of Streptosporangium sp. NBC_01755:
CGGACATCGGAAGGCGCCCAGAGAGATGGCCGAGAAGATCGACGAGGTCCTGGAGCTCGGCACCGCCCTCACCGACCTGTGGGACCTGCTCAACCACGTGGGCAGCCACCTACCCGACTGGTTCAGACCCTGGATCGAGATCGAGCGGGAGGCCGAAACCCTGAGGGCCTGGCAACCTCTCGTCGTTCCCGGCCTGCTTCAGACCCGTGACTACGCCGAGGCCATGCTGCGCGGCGAGCCCCGCATCACCTCCGAGCAGTTGGAGGAGTACGTGTCGGCCCGGATGGACCGTCAGAGCATCCTCAGCCGGCCGACCCCTCCCATGCTGTGGGCGGTCATCGACGAGAGCGTCCTGTTCCGTCCTGTCGGCGAGGACCACGTGATGGCGGCACAGCTCAAGCACCTCGCCGAGGCGGGCGAACGTCCTGACATCGCGCTCCAAGTCCTTCCGACCCAGGCCCGCACGACGACCGGCGTCAGCGGAGGTTTCGTCGTCGCGCAGGCGCATCGGGGAATGCTCAACGCGGCCTATGTCGAGTCGGCCAGTGCGGGTCAAGTGACCGATCGACCCGACGAGGTCGCCGTCCTAGCATTGAGATACGAGACGATCCGCGTCGAAGCACTGTCCCAGCGCGAATCGCTGAAGCTGATCAAGGAGACGATCAAGCGATGGACCTGAACCGGGAACTGGCAGCGGCGAAGTGGATCAAGTCCACCCGTTCGGCGAGCAACGGCGGTGAATGCGTCGAGGTCGCCAGGCTGTCCAGCGGACGCCACGCCGTCCGCGACAGCAAGAACACCACCGGCCCCGCCCTCATCTTCACCACCCCCGAATGGACCGCCTTCATCAACGGCATCAGGAACGGCGACTTCGACTAGTAGTACTTCGGTTGAGCCTGGTGGGTGCCGAGGGACTGCGGTTGGGGCGGGGAGATCGCGGTAGCAGGTAGGGCACGCGCCGGTCCAGCACTGCAACAAGCCCTGCAGTGTGGTGTGGCATGCACCTGTCCGAGGGCGCTTTTGGCGTCATGCTCGCCGTCGGCGCGGTTGGCGGGGTGGCGGGTGGAGCACTGGCGTCGGTGGCCGGGCTGCGCGTGCCCTTGTGGGTGGGCGGAGCCGCTCTGATCGTACTCACGGTCGTGTTCGGGGTCCTGGCCGATGTAGCCGTTGAGGACCTGGCGCAGACGGCCGCGAGCCTGATGGCACGAACCGGATTCGAGGTCACCCCCCCGGGCCAGGTGTTGCGCGGCTGCTGCCGGTGTTGCCGGACCTGCTGAGAACCCGCAGCGGCATGCCGCGCACCGTCTCGGGTAGTTGCATGATTATTGTTGTTGCGAGATAAATGCATTAGAGCTCGCAGAGGAGACACCCATGGGTGACTACACCCTTCCGGATATGCCCTACGACTACGCGGCCCTGGAGCCCGCGATCACCGGGGAGATCTTGGAGCTGCACCACTCCAAGCACCACGCCGCCTACGTCAAGGGCGCCAACGACACCCTGGAGAAGCTCGCCGAGGCCCGCGACAAGAGCGAGTTCGGCGGGCTGGTCGGCCTGGAGAAGACCTTCGCCTTCAACCTGTCCGGGCACGTGCTGCACTCGATCTTCTGGCAGAACCTCTCCCCCGATGGCGGTGACCGCCCCGACGGCGAGCTGGGCGATGCCATCACCGAGCACTTCGGTTCCTTCGAGGCGTTCCAGAAGCAGCTCACCACCGCCACCGCGACCGTGCAGGGCTCCGGCTGGGGCATCCTGGCCTGGGAGCCGCTGGGCCGGCGCCTGGTGGTCGAGCAGGTCTACGACCACCACGGCAACGTCGGGCTCAACACCACGCCGCTGCTGGTCTTCGACGCCTGGGAGCACGCCTACTACCTGCAGTACCGCAATGTGCGCCCCGACTACGTGCAGAAGCTGTGGTCACTGATCAACTGGAACGACGTCATCGCCCGCTTCACCGAGGCCAAGGGCGTCTGACCCGATGACCGCGGCGCCCACCGTCCGTCCTTCCTTGGTGAATGGTCCAACCGGACGGCTGGGCGTCGCCTCCTTCCACATCCAGGTGGTCGGCCCGAAGGCCGCCGCCTCCCACCTTGTGGCCATCGCCGACGTCGGCGGCGACGTCTTCACCCTGCCGCCCTGGCGCGAGCCGTACCCCGCCGCACGGGGGGTGGCCGCGCGGCTGCTCGCCGACAGTAAGCAGCCCGGGTTCGTGCTCGCCCTCGCCCTCGGCGGCGAGGAGCTGTACGGCTTCGCCTACGGCGTGCGCTGCTCGCACCTGGCGAGGCTGACCTGTCATGAGCCGGGCCAGGACTTCACGCTCAAGGAGTTGGGCGTCTTGCCGCAGCGGCGCGGGCTGGGGCTCGGAGCCGCGCTCCATGACGCCGTGCTCGCCCGCGCCGTGCCGGGAATGCACTGGCTGACCACCCACCCCTGCGCCGCCGCGGCCCTGGGCCTCTACCGCGCCCGAGGGTGGCGAGCGGTCGCCCTGACGGGCAACGAGCAACTGATCATGTCGCGCCGAGGCACCCATTGCCTGGTCCCTGATCGCCACTTACGTTGACTTAATACGAAATCCTCTCAATTGCAAGGAATCTGCAAGCTATCCGACGAGACCGAGTCGGCATCTCCGCCGACCTGCCCTCCCATGCCCGCGAGCGTCCTCACCGCTCCCCCACGGGCCGTAGTCCTCCGGCGACGCCAAGCGGTACGGCGTTGCGCTTGAGGGCGTCGAAGCCGGCGGCCAGGGCCGGGTCGCGGGTGAGGGCTTCGCCCACGACCGGGTCGGTCAGCACAAGAAAGGCCAGGTGCCGCAGGGCGTGGGCGACCACGTTCTCGACCTGCAGGTGCTCGGGTGACGGCGCCGAAGGCGCGGATCCTCTGACGAGCTGGAAATCCGTCAGCGCGATCGCCGGCAGGTGGGCGGCGGGATCGGGGCAGACGGCGTAGGTCAGGACGACCTGGCCTTCGGGCTGGTAGCGCCAACTCGTGGAGTGCACCACGGTGGACGTCGCCTCGGCGGTGAGGCCGCCGGCGCGGCGGACCGCCTGGTCCGGGTTTTCTCCTCTGTCCAGTGAGGTCACGATGCGCCGGTAGCGCCATGCGCCCGCCGGGTCGGCCCGCAGCAACAGGATCTCGACCGATACCGGTACGAGGTGGCTGAGCTGCTCGTTCACATGATGTCCCGTCATCCGGCCGCACTGTTGCATTGATTATGCAACAACGTGTTTATCGCAGAGATGCTATTGCCGTCGGAGCGTTCCTGTGCGTGGCTTGGCGCAGGACGACAGAGAGGCGGGACTCGATGGCGGGACGGCCTGGGGTGCTGGTGCTCATGGGCTCGGGCGAGACGAGCCCGACGATGGTCGAGGTCCATCGCGCGGTGATCCGCCAGCTGGGTGGCGGGGCGCGGGCGGTGCTGCTCGACACCCCGTATGCCTTCCAGGAGAACGCCGCCGACATCTCCGCCCGCGCCCGGGGATACTTCGCGCGCAGCGTCGGCCTGGAGGTCGAGGTCGGTGACGAGGTCGGTGGCGCCGACTGGGTGTTCTCCGGCCCCGGCAGCCCCACCTTCGCCCTCGATCGATGGGTCTCGACGCACGTCGCCGGCGACCTGCGTGCCCGTGTCCGGGCGCGGGAGGGGGCGACGGTGCTGGCCTCGGCCGCCGCCTGCACGGCGGGCGTGGCGACCGTGCCGGTGCACGAGATCTACAAGGTGGGCGCCGCCCCCCACTGGCGGCCGGGC
This window contains:
- a CDS encoding helix-turn-helix domain-containing protein — encoded protein: MSISPGISPTVSPKEYFAAELRRRRKEAGLSQKELADRIGWSVSLVSMVELGHRKAPREMAEKIDEVLELGTALTDLWDLLNHVGSHLPDWFRPWIEIEREAETLRAWQPLVVPGLLQTRDYAEAMLRGEPRITSEQLEEYVSARMDRQSILSRPTPPMLWAVIDESVLFRPVGEDHVMAAQLKHLAEAGERPDIALQVLPTQARTTTGVSGGFVVAQAHRGMLNAAYVESASAGQVTDRPDEVAVLALRYETIRVEALSQRESLKLIKETIKRWT
- a CDS encoding DUF397 domain-containing protein is translated as MDLNRELAAAKWIKSTRSASNGGECVEVARLSSGRHAVRDSKNTTGPALIFTTPEWTAFINGIRNGDFD
- a CDS encoding superoxide dismutase codes for the protein MGDYTLPDMPYDYAALEPAITGEILELHHSKHHAAYVKGANDTLEKLAEARDKSEFGGLVGLEKTFAFNLSGHVLHSIFWQNLSPDGGDRPDGELGDAITEHFGSFEAFQKQLTTATATVQGSGWGILAWEPLGRRLVVEQVYDHHGNVGLNTTPLLVFDAWEHAYYLQYRNVRPDYVQKLWSLINWNDVIARFTEAKGV
- a CDS encoding GNAT family N-acetyltransferase: MNGPTGRLGVASFHIQVVGPKAAASHLVAIADVGGDVFTLPPWREPYPAARGVAARLLADSKQPGFVLALALGGEELYGFAYGVRCSHLARLTCHEPGQDFTLKELGVLPQRRGLGLGAALHDAVLARAVPGMHWLTTHPCAAAALGLYRARGWRAVALTGNEQLIMSRRGTHCLVPDRHLR